The following are encoded in a window of Geobacter metallireducens GS-15 genomic DNA:
- a CDS encoding DUF2318 domain-containing protein produces MKAAKKGFKWGILVAGALLAGVATVFALNFPGLSGVEKVKAVNGTVAIPLTKVSDGSAHFYRYTEGGKEIRFLVVKGSDGQFHTAFDSCDVCFREKKGYVQDGDTMLCKNCGKKFQINRIGPHSVGGCNPSYLPATSDGRNIIVKASDLQQGARYF; encoded by the coding sequence GTGAAAGCAGCGAAGAAGGGTTTCAAATGGGGAATTCTGGTGGCAGGGGCACTACTGGCCGGGGTAGCTACGGTGTTTGCCCTCAATTTCCCCGGCTTGTCCGGCGTCGAGAAGGTAAAGGCGGTCAACGGCACGGTAGCAATTCCATTGACCAAAGTTTCCGACGGCAGCGCCCACTTCTACCGCTACACCGAGGGCGGCAAGGAGATCAGGTTTCTCGTGGTGAAGGGAAGCGACGGCCAGTTTCACACCGCCTTTGATTCCTGCGACGTCTGCTTCCGGGAGAAGAAGGGGTATGTCCAAGATGGCGACACCATGCTGTGCAAGAACTGCGGCAAGAAGTTCCAAATCAACCGGATCGGCCCCCACTCCGTCGGCGGCTGCAATCCCTCGTACCTCCCCGCCACCAGCGACGGCAGGAACATCATCGTAAAGGCTTCCGATCTCCAGCAGGGAGCGCGCTATTTCTAA
- a CDS encoding heavy-metal-associated domain-containing protein, whose protein sequence is MRKRTVGTGILVACAVGLLVYLAFNVRLAPIPNAVAALKTVGMTCGSCAGKIEKALKPMKGVAGVEVDVKGGWVLVGYDTNSANPETFAGAVRKAGFQSWLMEQMSLADFRRVTGRDFGAKVVRSGGCGTGGCDSGGCGNAI, encoded by the coding sequence ATGCGAAAAAGAACAGTAGGAACCGGAATCCTGGTGGCATGCGCCGTGGGGCTTCTCGTGTATCTCGCCTTCAACGTCAGGCTTGCGCCTATCCCCAACGCAGTGGCGGCCCTCAAGACCGTCGGGATGACCTGCGGCAGCTGTGCCGGCAAGATAGAAAAGGCCCTCAAGCCGATGAAAGGGGTGGCGGGGGTCGAGGTGGATGTCAAGGGCGGGTGGGTTCTGGTGGGGTACGACACCAATTCGGCCAATCCGGAGACATTTGCCGGAGCGGTCCGCAAGGCCGGATTTCAGAGCTGGCTCATGGAGCAGATGTCGCTCGCCGATTTCCGGCGGGTTACGGGTCGGGATTTCGGTGCGAAGGTGGTCCGGTCCGGTGGGTGCGGCACTGGCGGTTGCGACTCCGGCGGCTGCGGTAATGCAATATAG
- a CDS encoding heavy-metal-associated domain-containing protein translates to MRRGQISKIFRLVMVAALGVVLGAGAALSSGSPEAVTELKSTGISCGGCVSKITKSLETVPGVASVDVNIEAGLVSVWHDNTATPQKLAATVSDAGYQSTVQETMSADSYREKTRMSGPTQARSGGCGCCDKSKKPERN, encoded by the coding sequence ATGAGACGAGGACAGATATCTAAAATTTTTCGGCTGGTGATGGTGGCGGCGCTGGGAGTTGTCCTTGGTGCGGGAGCGGCGCTTTCATCAGGCTCACCGGAGGCGGTGACGGAGCTGAAATCCACTGGGATCTCCTGCGGCGGCTGTGTGTCGAAGATAACCAAATCTCTGGAAACGGTGCCGGGGGTTGCTTCCGTGGATGTCAACATTGAGGCTGGCCTGGTATCGGTCTGGCATGACAACACGGCCACCCCCCAGAAGCTGGCGGCAACGGTAAGCGATGCAGGGTACCAGAGCACCGTTCAGGAAACCATGAGCGCCGATAGCTACCGGGAGAAAACCAGAATGAGCGGCCCCACCCAGGCCCGCAGTGGCGGCTGTGGCTGCTGTGACAAGTCCAAGAAGCCGGAAAGGAACTGA